Proteins found in one Leucoraja erinacea ecotype New England chromosome 34, Leri_hhj_1, whole genome shotgun sequence genomic segment:
- the LOC129712926 gene encoding erlin-1-like produces the protein MTMTHVGAIVVAITAAVSFFLYSSIHKIEEGHLGIYYRGGALLLSLSSPGYHIMVPFITSFRSVQTTLQTDEVKNVPCGTSGGVMIYFDRIEVVNSLAPSAVYDIAKNYTADYDRALIFNKIHHELNQFCSVHTLQEVYIEYFDQIDENLKLALQKDLIVMAPGIRIQAVRVTKPKIPEAIRRNFELMEGEKTKLLISAQRQKVVEQEAETERKRAIIEAEKFAQVAEIQFQQKIMEKETQKTISEIEDRAYLAREKAKADADFYTSEKTAIANQMKLTKEYLEMVKYQAISANSKIYFGSDIPDMFVDASVFQQNAEKRTDKSSPTLKKNEAISASESTSSRQQRDAVKDFEDNKT, from the exons ATGACCATGACTCATGTTGGAGCAATTGTGGTCGCAATAACTGCAGCCGTGTCTTTCTTCCTTTACTCTTCCATACACAAGATTGAAGAGGGGCACCTTGGCATTTACTACAG AGGTGGTGCGTTATTGCTCTCTCTGAGTTCCCCTGGGTACCACATTATGGTGCCATTCATTACATCTTTCAGATCCGTTCAG ACAACTTTACAAACAGATGAAGTGAAAAATGTTCCCTGTGGAACAAG TGGTGGGGTCATGATCTATTTCGACAGAATAGAAGTGGTGAACAGCCTTGCTCCAAGTGCAG TGTATGATATTGCAAAGAACTACACAGCTGATTATGACAGGGCTTTGATTTTCAACAAAATTCATCATGAACTGAACCAGTTTTGCAGTGTGCACACCCTACAGGAAGTTTACATCGAATACTTTG ATCAAATCGATGAAAACCTGAAGTTGGCTTTACAAAAAGACTTGATTGTTATGGCACCTGGTATTAGAATACAG GCAGTTCGAGTTACTAAACCTAAAATACCAGAGGCAATTAGAAGGAATTTTGAACTCAT ggagggagagaagacaaAGTTGCTGATTTCTGCACAGAGGCAAAAAGTTGTAGAGCAAGAGGCTGAGACAGAAAGAAAACGAGCTATTATTG AGGCTGAGAAATTTGCACAGGTGGCAGAGATTCAATTCCAGCAAAAGATTATGGAAAAAGAAACGCAGAAGACAATTTCAGAAATTGAAG ATCGTGCTTATTTAGCCAGGGAGAAGGCTAAAGCAGATGCAGATTTCTACACTTCCGAGAAAACAGCAATCGCAAATCAG ATGAAACTGACTAAAGAATATCTGGAGATGGTTAAATATCAAGCAATATCGGCAAACAGCAAGATTTATTTTGGTAGTGACATCCCCGACATGTTCGTGGATGCTAGTGTGTTTCAGCAAAACGCTGAAAAGAGGACTGATAAAAGCTCCCCCACACTGAAAAAGAACGAGGCGATTTCTGCATCTGAAAGCACCTCAAGCAGGCAACAAAGAGATGCAGTGAAGGACTTTGAAGACAACAAAACTTAG